Proteins from one Panicum virgatum strain AP13 chromosome 7K, P.virgatum_v5, whole genome shotgun sequence genomic window:
- the LOC120642901 gene encoding probable amidase At4g34880, with translation MACLRLLLAFSAIALAAGGACGFQFEEATVDSIHRGFKNGSLTSAALVRYYLGQIARLNPQLHAVIEVNPDALRDAARADAERASGHRRAAAGGLHGVPVLIKDLIATRDRLNTTAGSFALLGSVARRDAGVVARLRRAGAVVLGKSNLPEWGNFRNAAGLDGWSARGGQAMNPYVLEVDPCQASTGSAIAAAANMAAVTLGTETMASILCPASVNSVVGIKPTVGLTSRSGVIPFTLRQDTVGPLCRTVADAVHVLDAIVGYDALDAAATRAASKYIPTGGYKQFLKAGGLRGKRIGIPNGFFGFKNGTVKHRVCKQHIDTLRRHGATVIENLDIANLSVIQNITKSGFQAAAPAEFKFNLNNYLSNLSYSPVRSLAEIIAFNNAHPVEEKLKKYGQQLLLLSESTTGIGPRERAAIHQMNELSANGVEKLMKKHRLDAIFTPDSSIATVLAYNGLPGIEVPAGYDEKGVPFGICFGGLKGYEPRLIEMAYAFEQATKVRKPPMIKA, from the exons ATGGCTTGCCTGCGATTGCTGCTCGCGTTCTCCGCCATCGCGCTAGCCGCCGGTGGCGCGTGCGGCTTCCAGTTCGAGGAGGCCACCGTCGACAGCATCCACCGCGGCTTCAAGAATGGCAGCCTCACGTCGGCAGCGCTCGTCCGTTACTACCTCGGCCAGATCGCCCGGCTCAACCCGCAGCTCCACGCCGTCATCGAGGTCAACCCCGACGCGCTCCGCGACGCGGCCCGCGCCGACGCCGAGCGGGCGTCCGGgcaccggcgagccgccgccggagggctCCACGGCGTCCCCGTGCTGATCAAGGACCTCATCGCGACGCGCGACAGGCTCAACACGACGGCCGGGTCGTTCGCGCTGCTCGGCTCCGTGGCCAGGCGCGACGCCGGCGTGGTGGCCAGgctgcgccgcgccggcgccgtcgtgcTCGGCAAGTCCAACCTCCCCGAGTGGGGCAACTTCCGCAACGCCGCCGGACTGGACGGCtggagcgcgcgcggcggacAAGCCATG AATCCGTACGTGCTGGAGGTGGATCCCTGCCAAGCGAGCACCGGCTCAGCCATAGCCGCGGCGGCGAACATGGCAGCGGTGACGCTGGGGACGGAAACCATGGCTTCCATACTCTGCCCGGCGTCGGTGAATTCGGTGGTCGGCATCAAGCCCACAGTTGGGTTGACAAGCCGGTCCGGCGTTATCCCCTTCACTCTGAGGCAGGACACTGTCGG ACCACTATGTCGCACGGTAGCAGATGCTGTCCACGTGCTGGATGCTATTGTTGGTTATGATGCCCTGGACGCTGCAGCAACAAGGGCAGCATCCAAGTACATCCCTACTGGCGGATACAAGCAGTTCTTGAAGGCCGGCGGGTTACGAGGCAAGAGAATTGGTATACCAAATGGCTTTTTCGGTTTCAAAAATGGGACAGTGAAGCATAGAGTGTGCAAGCAGCACATCGACACACTGAG GCGACATGGAGCGACTGTGATTGAGAACCTGGACATAGCAAATTTGAGTGTCATACAGAATATCACTAAAAGTGGATTCCAGGCTGCGGCACCAGCAGAGTTCAAGTTCAACCTGAACAATTACTTGTCTAATTTGTCATACTCTCCGGTCCGTTCCCTTGCTGAAATCATAGCATTCAACAATGCACATCCTGTCGAG GAGAAGCTGAAAAAGTATGGGCAGCAGCTTTTGCTGTTATCTGAAAGCACCACCGGCATTGGCCCACGGGAGAGAGCTGCAATACATCAGATGAATGAGTTGTCGGCAAATGGGGTGGAGAAGCTGATGAAGAAACACCGGCTTGATGCAATTTTCACACCTGATTCGAGTATCGCCACCGTCCTTGCGTACAATGGTCTCCCTGGCATCGAGGTGCCGGCTGGGTATGACGAGAAGGGTGTCCCCTTTGGCATTTGTTTCGGCGGGCTCAAGGGTTATGAACCAAGGCTGATCGAGATGGCCTATGCGTTTGAGCAGGCAACTAAGGTGCGAAAGCCTCCTATGATAAAAGCTTAG